AGACAAACCTTTCAGTGAATCAGCGCCAGCGGTTTTCAGCTGCACATAATCTCCCACGATCTCCTCGATCGGGGTGCGCTCGCGGATTGCCTGGATATCACTTTCCGGAATACGTCCCTTTGCCATGCCCATCACTTTAGCCCGTCCCGCTCGTGTGCCTATATTGGTTGTATGCAAAACGGCAAGAAGACCCTCGGAGGAGTACTCGGCGTCATCGTCGTACTCGGGGCGGCCTGGTTTGGAATTGACCTTTCCAATCCTGATACCTCCCGTGAAGAATCCCCCGCCACTGCAGCTAGTACTACCTCCAACGCTCAGACCACTGAGTCCATTTCATCTAATTCCGATACCTGCTCTCTTCGTGAGCTTCCCGCTGAGGCCGACGAGGTTGTCGACGATATTCTTGCCGGTGGACCGTTTGACTACCCCGACAATGACGGCGTGCGCTTTGGCAACTACGAGCGTATTCTGCCGCAGGAATCCAGCAACTACTATCGCGAATACACCGTGGAAACGCCTGGGCTCAATCATCGTGGGCCGCTGCGCATAGTTACAGGTGGCTCGAATGAGACTGATCCAGACGTGTGGTATTACACCTCGGATCATTATGAATCCTTCTGCGAAATCACTGATGCGGAGAGCTAAATGAACATTGTCCTGCACGGTGTGTTTCGAACCAGACAAGAATTCTTTGACCTTCTAGGCAGAGCTGCGTGGGGTGTGGAACGCCCCGCGCCCACCAACCTCGATGGAATGGTGGATCTGCTCCGCGAAACCGGCGTCACGCGGATTTCTGTGCGTGGACAGTGGTTGATTCCAGCAAATGATGCTGAACGCATTGAAGAAGTGTGTGATGACTTCGGGGTAGATCTTCGCCTCGAAGTGTAGCCAACACAGGTGTAGCCAACACATGAAAAAACCTGCCCGCGTGCGGGCAGGTGGCGTCGAAAAGCGCGCTCTTTTTATTCGACCGTAACGGACTTAGCCAGGTTGCGTGGCTGGTCCACGTTGTAGCCCTTAGCGGTAGCCACCGCGCATGCGAAGATCTGCAGCGGAACGGTGGACAGCAAAGGCTGCATCAGGGTTGGGGCCTGAGGAATGCGGATGATGAAGTTCGCGTAATCGTTGACAGCCTCATCGCCTTCCTCTGCAATCACGATGGTGACAGCGCCACGAGCGCGGATCTCCTGGATGTTGGACACAACCTTGGAGTGCAGGGAATCACGACCACGAGGGGACGGAACGATAACGAAGACCGGCTGGCCTTCCTCAACCAGTGCGATTGGGCCGTGCTTGAGCTCGCCAGCTGCGAAGCCTTCAGCGTGGAGGTATGCGATCTCCTTGAGCTTCAGCGCGCCCTCAAGAGCTACTGGGTAACCAACGTGGCGGCCGAGGAACAGCACAGACTTTGCGTTTGCCATGTCGTGGCCGAGCTGCTTGATCTGCTCTTCAACGTCAATGACCTTCTGGATCTTCTCTGGCATCTCGCGCAGGCTCTCCAACACGGTTGCAACCTCATCAGCGAACAGGTTGCCGCGCAGCTGAGCCAAGTACAGACCGAGCAGGTAGGAAGCGGTGATCTGAGCCAAGAATGCCTTGGTAGATGCCACTGCAATTTCAGGACCTGCGTAAGTGTACAGGGAAGCGTCAGCCTCACGAGGGAGGGTGGATCCGACGGTGTTACAGATAGCAATAACCTTGGCGCCCTGCTCACGTGCATGGCGAACAGCCATCAAGGTGTCCATGGTCTCACCGGACTGGGACAGAGCAACCACAAGGGTCTTTTCGTTGACGATTGGATCGCGGTAACGGAACTCGTGAGCCAGCTCAACCTCGGTTGGGATGCGGCACCAGTGCTCGATTGCATAACGCGCGACCTGGCCTGCGTATGCAGCAGTACCACACGCAACAACGATGATCTTGTCAACGCTGCGCAGCGTTGCTTCGTCAATGTGCAGCTCATCAAGAACGAGCTTGCCATCCTCATCGAGGCGACCCATCAGGGTGTCACGGACAGCTGCAGGCTGGTCGTGGATTTCCTTATCCATAAAGGAATCGAAGCCACCCTTTTCGGCAGCAGCAGCGTCCCACTCAACGTCAAAAGGCTTACCGTTTGCCTCAGTGCCATCGAAGTTGGTGATGGAGTAATCGTTTGCGGTGATGGTAACGATCTGGTCGTTGCCCATCTCCACCGCCTTGCGGGTGTAATCAATGAAGCCGGAGACGTCGGAGCCGAGGAAGTTCTCGCCCTCGCCAACGCCGATAACCAAAGGAGAGTTGCGGCGAGCAGCCACAATGCGATCGTCGTGATCAGCGTGGATAGCAAGAAGGGTGAATGCACCTTCCAGGCGCTGACCGGTTAGCTGCATAGCGCGGGTGAGATCGCCGTTAGCCTCAGTGTTGTAGATTTCTGCGAGAAGGGATGCTGCAACCTCGGTGTCCGTTGCAGAGACAAAGGTGTAGCCCTTGTCGGAGAGCTCGTGGCGGAGCTCAGCGAAGTTCTCGATGATGCCGTTGTGAACGACAGCAAGCTTGCCGCCATCTACGACGTGAGGGTGCGCGTTCTCATCGGTTGGTCCACCGTGAGTAGCCCAACGGGTGTGTCCGATACCCAAAATGGAATCTGGAAGTGCAGCCTTTGCGATCTCCTCTTCGAGAGCCGCAACCTTGCCTGCCTTCTTACGGAAGCTAATTTCGCCGTTGCTGTGAACGGCAACGCCAGCGGAGTCATATCCGCGGTATTCGAGTCGGCGCAGCCCTTCCAAAACTACGTCGAGAGCAAAGTAGTCGCGGGAGTCGCCCGCCTCGCCAATGTATCCAACAATTCCACACATGGCGTCGACTTTACAACAAGTTTTAGCTCGCCACTCAATAGATCAAAACATACTCATAGAAAAAGTCACTGAACTGGGAAAATGAGCGGTTTGGGGGTGCAATAAATCTCAAGTGCATCCGCCCCGAAGAGCGAGTGCATTTAAGCTATTTGTCAGGTGTTTTTGCGCTTGTTTTAGGTCAGGCTTTAAAAACTAGACCTTAAAAACTAGGCCTTAAGAACTATGCGTTGCCTACGCGTTAGCAAAAATCTTTGACAGTGCTGCAAAACAATGGGTACTCCGCTGCAACGCCCATCAGCTCCGTGACCAAAGCGTCGGTTACCTCACGGTTTCCGCGTGCTGTCGCGAGCTTAGCTTGCAGACCCACAGCTTCTGGATCAGCATCCACATCGAAAGCAAGCGCTGCTGCCACAGCGGACACCAGGTTGCTTGGGGTGTGGCCATGCTCCGCAATTGACAGGGGCGAGCAGGAACATGGATTCGACGGTACCGATGGCGGCGAAGATACCTGCGGAGAAGTTATCCACGAGCATTTCAAAGCCTGGCTTGGCCTGGCCAGCCCACAGGCTGTCGATCTTCTTCATCAGCCATGTAAAGAGAGGGCCACAGATCATGGCGCCGAGGAACATTGGGGAGCCGCTGCGGACGTCGTAGATGAGGCAACCACTGGAGTAGGCGATCGGGATTGGCAGCAGGTAGGTAACCATCGGTCCGACGAGGGAGCCGATCTTTTCATTCAGAAAGAGACCTGCCGGAATAAACTAGGAATGAACCCGGAATGAACCGGAATGAATAGTGCTGTGATCAAACCCCAGGCGATAAACGCGCCGATGTTGGGCATGATCATTGAGGACAGGAAGGTACCAAACTTCTTCACCGCTACCCTCGCACCGCACCTTTTGGGTGGCGCTTTAGTAGTTGTTGATATTTCCTAAAACTCTTTCTCTTGAGGCGGCAACTATTTAGGTTTGCCTTCAAGCTATCCCTACATGCACGGGAAATGCACACATGGGAATCAGAGAAATCGTAAATAACTCAACTCACCAAACCGCCGCACTAGTCGTACCAAAACAGATAAAACAGGAGGACCCACATCTTGTATGACTCAGCACACGGTCGATGTGGGTTTTAGGTACGATGCTATCGCTACCCCTACGGGGTTAGCTCGGGAACTCTGTGCATTCTAAGATTCTTTAACACTACCCACATCTCTGCTCAGCAATTAACCCAAAAAACCTGAAATATCTGCGGCGTTGCGGGCAAGGCGCTCGAGGCGGGATTCCGTCATTGAGGCGATTTGATCAACAACAACGCGCACACGCTGTGCATCAGTGGTGGCCTCTTCAAACCGCTGGCGATACATCGGATCAAGCGACCCCGGCGCGCCCAAGGTGAGGTAATCGAAGACGCGGAAGATGCGATCGCGTTGGCGATCTTGGCGGGCCAGATGGCCTGGATCATCCATCACATAGAGAACAGCCAATGTCTTTAGCAGTTTTACTTCACACGCAGCCGAGTCGGGAATGATGAGATCACCATGCATGCGTCCCACATCGACTCCCCCATGCGCCTGCTTTGTTGCAGCGATGGTGGCGCCCACATAGCGCCCAACCAATTCAGACGTCATCGCTTTTAAAGCGGCGTAGGCGCGCAGTGAGAAATCGAAATCCGCAGCGGCGGCAACAACTGGGAGTTCTCGAAGCGCGGCTGCACCTTCGATGAGTTCAGAGGGGTCGCCCCCGAAAGCACGAGCGCCTTTTTCCGCCAAAGCAGCAAGCTCAACGAGATCCCACAGCACTTTAAGATCAATGCGGCCCGAAACAATGCCGTCTTCTACATCGTGAACGGAGTAGGCGATGTCATCGGAAAAATCCATGACCTGCGCTTCGATCGGCGCGCGCAAATCATCGTGACCTTGACGAATCCACGCAAGGATCTCCGCGTCTTCGTCATACGCACTGTATTTTTTATTCACGCTGCCGTCGGCGTTGGTTTTCGCCCACGGATATTTACATGCTGCATCTAAAGCGGCACGCGATAAGTTCAGGCCAAAGCTTTCCCCCTGATCTGAAACAACTTTCGGTTCCAATCGGGTGAGGATGCGTAGCGTTTGGGCATTGCCTTCAAAACCTCCACAGGCCTGTGCGACTTCGTTCAGAGCAGTTTCCCCATTGTGTCCATAGGGCGGGTGGCCGATGTCATGGCACAGTCCCGCAAGGTCGCACAGGTCGGGATCAAGGTCAAGACCAGCACCAATGCCGCGGGCAATTTGGGCAACTTCCAGGGAATGCGTCAAACGGGTGCGCGGGGTATCACCGTCGTTTGGGCCTACGACTTGGGTTTTGTCAGCTAGACGTCGCAAAGCAGCGCTGTGCAGAACGCGCGCCCGGTCGCGCGCAAACGCGCTTCGTGTATCGGTGGCGCTCACCTGCAGTTGGCTTGACTTGGGGCGTTCATCGAAGCGTCGACAAGCATCCTCGCTGGAATAGGGGTACATCTAACTTTTCAGCCTCCGCAGATGCTCGTGGCGCGCCCGACGCGACGGACGCAACCAGCCTTGAATAGACCGCAAAACTTCTTCTACTTTATCGCCCGCAGTCTGCCCAAGTATCCCCGACACGTCCTGAACCACTACCCCACCGATTTCGTGGCTCAGCGTCAAAAAATAGCGTATCGACGGGGGCTTGGCGGGACTAAACGGAGTCGGCGAGCCAAAGGCATCAAACCCCATGCGGCGCGCCGAACGCACCGCACGATATGAATGGTTGGGATCCGTCACGATCAGCACTCGGCCGACCTCGGCCGGATCAATCGGATCGAACGACGACACCGTGTCATTGCCAATGGGCGACGCCACAATGAGGTCTGGATCGACACCCTTCTTGATCAAGTACTCGCGCCCCACTTCAGCCTCAGTGAAGCGATCCCCGGGAAGATTTCCGCCAACGGTGTACACGCGCTGCATTTCATGCTGACGCCAAAGATCACCCGCGTGCCGCAAGCGTGCCGCGAATTGACGCGATGGCCGGCCATCGTATTGTGCAGTCCCCAGTACGAGGATCGAATCGTATCTGCCCCGAATATTTCTGCAACGAATGAAAGAAAAGGTGAGCACGCGCAGAATTGGTAAGGCCAGCAAAGTAATGCCAGCAGCGCAGCCAGTAGTCAAAATTCTTCTCACATTAACCAGTGTGCCAGGCTGACTCGTCTAAGGTGGGTGCCATGAACTTAAGTCTGGTGCAGATTCGCAAAAATGTGGCTCGTGTGTCCGTTGCTGTTGCAATAGGTGTAGGAACGCTGTGTTTATCCGGGATGTTCCCGGCTGCGACGTGGGCAAATGAGCAGGTGCACGTCCTTGCCGAGGCGCCAGATTATTACCAAGAAAACGTCACTGATTACACCGGACAGCTCACTTCTGAGGACTTAGAAAACATCCAGGCTGCGTTTGAAGAGGTCAAGGCTTCTGAGCAGAAGGTTATTTTCGCGGTGTTCCTCAACTCTTTTGAGGGCACCGACCCCGATACCTGGACGCAGGAAGCGTTGCAGATTAACGGTGGCGGCAATGTCCTGATTTATGCTGTTGCACCGCAGGAAGGCCAGTTCGGCATTCAGGGTGGCGATCAGTGGACTGCGTCCGAGCTTGACGCTGCTTATGACGCCGCTTTCCAGTCTCTCACCCAGCAGGATTGGGCAGGTTCTGCGATTGGGTTGGCGCAGTCGGTATCAGGGTCTGGTTCATCCGGCTCTGATGGTTCCTCTGGCCTGTGGCTCGGCGCTGCCGGTGCTGGTGCAGTCGCCGCTGGTGGCGGCATTTGGGCGTACTCACGCAATCGCAAAAAGAAGACCAGTGCAGCCACGCTTGAAGACGCCCGCGACATCGACCCGCGCGACACTAACAGGCTCATAAAACTTCCTATGGAAACCCTGGAGCATCTCGCCCAGGAAGAGCTCACCTCCACCGACGAATCGATTCGTCGTGCCAAGGAAGAACTCGATATTGCCACCGCCGAATTTGGCCCCGAGCGCACGCGCACGTTCACCCGCGCTATGAACCAATCCACCGGCACGCTGCAAAAAGCATTTGAGATTATGCAGCGTCTCAACGATGCAATCCCTGAGTCCGACGCCGAACGTCGCGCCATGCTCGTCGAGATCATTTCCTCCTGTGGCCAGGCTGACGATGCCCTTGACGCCGAAGCCAAGAACTTCGCCGACATGCGCAACCTGCTCATCAACGCAAGTTCAAAGCTTGATGAGTTCACACAGCAAACCGTCGCCCTGCGCACCCGCCTGCCCAAAGCCACCGAAACCCTCGATGGCCTGCGCAGTCGGTACAGCCCGGAAGTGCTAGAAAGCATCAACGACAACGTCGACCTAGCTAGCGCTTCGCTCGACGAAGCGGAAAAAGTGCTGCCACAGGCGTACGAGCTCGAGTCCAAGCCCGCAGGCCAACAGGGCGGGCTTATCGACGCACTCCGCCACATCGAGCACGCCATCGCCACTGCAGACAAACTGCTACAAGGCGTTGAACACGCCGATGAGAACATCTCCATGGCAAAAGCCCAGGTTGGCGACCTCATCCAAGAGATTACCGACGAAATCACCGAAGCCGGCCAACTCAAACAACAAGCTGTCGCTGACGGTGCTCGCGCCGACTGGGCTGCCCTCGACGACGCCGTCCGCACCGCAAGCGCAGCACTTGCCGACGCCCATGCCAAGGCCGAAAAGGATCCCCTGGGCACCTACACCGAGCTTGTCGACGTCGACTCCGCCCTTGACATCCAACTCGACGCCGTCCGTGAATCCGCAGCTGACCAAACCCGTCAACTGCGCATCTTCGACCAGCAGCTCCAATCCGCGGCGAAGCAGATCCAAAAGGCCGAAGACCTTATCTCCACACGAGGCCGCATCGTCGGTTCCGGCGCCCGCACCCACCTGGCCAACTCCCAGAAGCTTTACGCCATGGCGCAGCAAAACCGCACCCGCGACACCGCTGCTGGCACCAACTTCGCCCGTCAAGCGGCCGTGGCAGCACAGCGCGCAACGAAGTCAGCGCAGTCCGATATCACCACGTACAACAACCGTCACAATAACTCTGGTGGTGGAACCACGGGTGCGATCGTGACCGGCATGGTGATTAACTCCATCCTCAACAATGGCCGCGGAGGCGGTTTTGGTGGAGGCTTTGGAGGCGGCGGCTTCGGTGGCGGTGGAGGTGGCTTCGGCGGTGGCGGTGGAGGTGGCTTCGGCGGTGGTGGCGGAGGCGGATTCCGCGGAGGCCGCTTCTAAACGGCCTTGGTGCGCTAGATCTTTGGTCGGCGCACCGAGGAGTCAACCAGGACACACGCCCAGCTTAAGAACACGGCATCAACAAACGGGAGCGCGTCCTCCCCTGCCGTGCCCACGATGAACTCCACTTTTCCGCTGGTCATCGGGCGCACCCGCGCTACCTCGACGCCATTGTTGGTGATGGTTCTTTCCTTGCGCCACGGCGAGACCCTTTTAAGCTCATAGCGTCGAGAACCACACAGAGCTGTCAGCGACCTCACGCTGAACGAGCTCTGTGTCATCGTATACACCTGGCCGCCCGACAACGTTGCCCGGCAGCGAAAACGCATCGTGCCTGGTGTCGACTCAATTAAGAGCCGTTCCTGCGCCACGTAGAGCACGTCAGAGCGAACATCCGCGATGACCTTGCCGGACTCGTCGAAAAGCTCATTGCCTAGCCACACCCAGGTTTCTTCCGCATGCCTGCCGAAGATGCCCGCTTTGGGGCGCTGAGCGTCTTCCATTTCGTGGAACCCTTAGCTGAAGGTGAGGAAAATGATGATGGGCGTGAGGATGATCAAAAACAGCGTCAATCCCCAGCTAGAGCCCAACATACGTGATTCCAACGTCTTACGCGTGACCCATGACAAGAAAATCTGCTGATCCTCAGGCACATCAACGCCTTCTTCGAATTCCAAAATGGAGCGGCGCATGCCGTTATTCATGCCCGTGAACTGCGCGACTTTATTCTCACCAGCATCATCAACGATCCAGTTGTTTTTGTCCTCATTGATGGCTGCCATTGTGGTGCCAGCCATGTCGATGTCAATGCGCTTGGACTTGGTGAACGCCTTCTCACCAGCCTGGGCTACGAAGGTGCGACCATCTGGAAGCGTCGCGGTGGCGGTGCCGTCAATGTCGAAAGACAGATTCCACTGCTCGTCCCCCACGGTAGCAGTGGTATCGAACTTCTTGGTTGGCACTTCACCGAAGGTTGCGAGGACCTCTGAAGCGTCTGCATTTTTAGCATTTGCAGTGTTGGCGCGAAGTAGGTCGATGAAAATATTCCCGTCCTTCTTAAAGCGCTTGCCCCAGGAGGTATACGAGGTCACAATCAGATCCTTCGGTGTCATGCGAACAGAATAGCACCGGCCAAGTTGGCCGGTGCTATTAACGGTGCTTGTTGGGCACTAGCCCAGTGCCTTGGTTGAGGCGGTGGGTGGGCGTCGAAAAGCGCCTTTAGCAGCCGAGCAGGCGCTGGGCGAAGTAGCCCTGCAGCTCATCGAGAGGAACGCGAACCTGCTCCATGGTGTCGCGCTCACGCACGGTTACTGCGTTGTCCTCGAGGGTATCGAAGTCAACGGTAACACAGAATGGGGTACCGATCTCATCCTGGCGACGGTAACGGCGACCGATCGCACCTGAGGTGTCATAATCCACATTCCAGAACTGACGCAGATCAGCAGCAAGCTTCTCCGCAACTGGGGTCAGGGTTTCCTTCTTGGACAGTGGCAAAACCGCAATCTTCACCGGCGCAAGGCGGCGATCAAGCTTCAAAACGACACGCTTGTCGACGCCACCCTTGGAGTTCGGTGCCTCATCTTCGTGGTACGCATCCATAAGGAACATCATCATTGCGCGCCCCAGACCTGCAGCAGGCTCGATGACATAAGGAATCCAACGCTCATTGGCCTCCTGATCGAAGTACGACAGGTCTTCGCCGGAGCCCTCAGAGTGAACGCGCAGGTCATAGTCGGTGCGGTTTGCGATGCCCTCAAGCTCGCCCCACTTGCTGTTAGCAAAGTTGAACGCGTACTCAATGTCAACGGTGCGCTTAGAGTAGTGAGACAGCTTCTCCTGTGGGTGTTCGTACAGGCGCAGGTTCTCTGGCTTAATGCCCAGGTCCAGGTACCACTGGTGGCGAGTATCAATCCAGTACTGGTGCCATTCTTCATCCTCGCCAGGCTTGACAAAGAATTCCATTTCCATCTGCTCGAACTCGCGAGTACGGAAGATGAAGTTACCTGGGGTGATCTCATTACGGAATGACTTACCAATGTTCGCAATGCCGAATGGAGGCTTCATGCGAGCGGTGTTCATGACGTTCTTGAAGTTCACGAAGATGCCCTGCGCAGTCTCTGGGCGCAGGTAGTGCAGACCTTCTTCATCATCAACGGGACCAAGGAAGGTCTTAAGCAGACCCGAGAATGCTTTTGGCTCAGTCCAGTTACCCGGCTGGCCGGTCTCAGGGTCATTGATATCCGCAAGGCCATTTACCGGTGGGTGGCCGTGCTTTTCCTCATACGCCTCAAGTAAGTGGTCAGCGCGGTAACGCTTGTGAGTGTGCAAAGATTCAACCAGAGGGTCAGTGAAGACCTCAACGTGTCCAGATGTTACCCACACCTGGCGAGGAAGAATGACAGAAGTATCCACACCCACAACATCTGGGCGGTTGGTCACCATGGAACGCCACCACTGACGCTTGATGTTTTCCTTCAGCTCAACACCCAGTGGACCGTAATCCCACGCAGAGCGGGTACCGCCATAGATCTCACCACAGGGGTACACCAGTCCGCGTCGTTTACACAGGTTAACCACGGTGTCGATGATCGATTGCTGAGCCACGTCGGATGCTCTCCTCCACGTCGAATGAAAAGTTCAGTGTCCGTTTTTGGGGCCCGTTTGGGACCCATATTCGGACATACCAAAACAATCCTAGCCGAACCGGCGAATACTAATCCTCTAGCCCCCTGGGTGTGAACATTTTTCTCACACCTACTACCCCTCTTGGAAGCAATAAACTTTAATTTAGGTATCCGGCCCCACCAAAACAGTTAATATAGCAACGATGCTAGTTCAGCCTTAGCGCTTCACTACGGAAGGATGTTCCAATGAGCACTGACTCAAGCCGTAATTTCAAAAAGACTGTTGAAGATACGCGATCAGCCTCTACAGCCCTCCACCTCGATGACGATGATGCTGACATCTTCACCGTCAAGAACATCAAGAAAATCAGTGGGATCATCCGTGCCCTCAATTCCCCACTCCGAATTGAAATCATCATGGCACTCAACCAGCGGCCACACCATGTTCACGAGCTGGTCAAACTCGTCAACAGCTCCCAACCCCTAGTTAGCCAACACCTCAAAGTGCTGAAATCCTCCGGAATCGTCGAAGCCGCCCGCCAGGGCCGCCAAATGACCTACTCCCTCTCCCAACCACTCGCCCTCGACATCTTTCGAATAGCACTCCAGGCCGCCAACACAACAACTGAGTAGACTGTGTTTGTCAGTTTTTGTTCATGAGGAGGCCACCCGGTGGGAATCAATCGCATCAGCCAAAATTCCGCCCCAAAACTCGGCGTGAGAAGCACCAGGCAACGTAAAGCAGTCATTGACATTCTCGAAGAAATCGACAACTTTGCCTCCGCGAAAGAGATCCATAACGAGCTCGCCACCCGCGAACACAATGTGGGTCTTACCACCGTCTACCGGACCCTTCAGTCGCTCGCCGAGATCGGCGCCGTCGATGTCCTCAACGTCACCGGTGGCGAAACCCTCTACCGGCAATGCCTCGCCGAAGGCCACCACCATCACTTGGTGTGCACCAATTGCGGACGAACCGTTGAGATCGATGGCGGCCCCGTCGAGTCCTGGGCCCAGGAAATCGCCGCCCAAA
The window above is part of the Corynebacterium deserti GIMN1.010 genome. Proteins encoded here:
- a CDS encoding ribonuclease domain-containing protein, coding for MQNGKKTLGGVLGVIVVLGAAWFGIDLSNPDTSREESPATAASTTSNAQTTESISSNSDTCSLRELPAEADEVVDDILAGGPFDYPDNDGVRFGNYERILPQESSNYYREYTVETPGLNHRGPLRIVTGGSNETDPDVWYYTSDHYESFCEITDAES
- the glmS gene encoding glutamine--fructose-6-phosphate transaminase (isomerizing) — its product is MCGIVGYIGEAGDSRDYFALDVVLEGLRRLEYRGYDSAGVAVHSNGEISFRKKAGKVAALEEEIAKAALPDSILGIGHTRWATHGGPTDENAHPHVVDGGKLAVVHNGIIENFAELRHELSDKGYTFVSATDTEVAASLLAEIYNTEANGDLTRAMQLTGQRLEGAFTLLAIHADHDDRIVAARRNSPLVIGVGEGENFLGSDVSGFIDYTRKAVEMGNDQIVTITANDYSITNFDGTEANGKPFDVEWDAAAAEKGGFDSFMDKEIHDQPAAVRDTLMGRLDEDGKLVLDELHIDEATLRSVDKIIVVACGTAAYAGQVARYAIEHWCRIPTEVELAHEFRYRDPIVNEKTLVVALSQSGETMDTLMAVRHAREQGAKVIAICNTVGSTLPREADASLYTYAGPEIAVASTKAFLAQITASYLLGLYLAQLRGNLFADEVATVLESLREMPEKIQKVIDVEEQIKQLGHDMANAKSVLFLGRHVGYPVALEGALKLKEIAYLHAEGFAAGELKHGPIALVEEGQPVFVIVPSPRGRDSLHSKVVSNIQEIRARGAVTIVIAEEGDEAVNDYANFIIRIPQAPTLMQPLLSTVPLQIFACAVATAKGYNVDQPRNLAKSVTVE
- a CDS encoding deoxyguanosinetriphosphate triphosphohydrolase, producing MYPYSSEDACRRFDERPKSSQLQVSATDTRSAFARDRARVLHSAALRRLADKTQVVGPNDGDTPRTRLTHSLEVAQIARGIGAGLDLDPDLCDLAGLCHDIGHPPYGHNGETALNEVAQACGGFEGNAQTLRILTRLEPKVVSDQGESFGLNLSRAALDAACKYPWAKTNADGSVNKKYSAYDEDAEILAWIRQGHDDLRAPIEAQVMDFSDDIAYSVHDVEDGIVSGRIDLKVLWDLVELAALAEKGARAFGGDPSELIEGAAALRELPVVAAAADFDFSLRAYAALKAMTSELVGRYVGATIAATKQAHGGVDVGRMHGDLIIPDSAACEVKLLKTLAVLYVMDDPGHLARQDRQRDRIFRVFDYLTLGAPGSLDPMYRQRFEEATTDAQRVRVVVDQIASMTESRLERLARNAADISGFLG
- a CDS encoding YdcF family protein yields the protein MLALPILRVLTFSFIRCRNIRGRYDSILVLGTAQYDGRPSRQFAARLRHAGDLWRQHEMQRVYTVGGNLPGDRFTEAEVGREYLIKKGVDPDLIVASPIGNDTVSSFDPIDPAEVGRVLIVTDPNHSYRAVRSARRMGFDAFGSPTPFSPAKPPSIRYFLTLSHEIGGVVVQDVSGILGQTAGDKVEEVLRSIQGWLRPSRRARHEHLRRLKS
- a CDS encoding TPM domain-containing protein; protein product: MNLSLVQIRKNVARVSVAVAIGVGTLCLSGMFPAATWANEQVHVLAEAPDYYQENVTDYTGQLTSEDLENIQAAFEEVKASEQKVIFAVFLNSFEGTDPDTWTQEALQINGGGNVLIYAVAPQEGQFGIQGGDQWTASELDAAYDAAFQSLTQQDWAGSAIGLAQSVSGSGSSGSDGSSGLWLGAAGAGAVAAGGGIWAYSRNRKKKTSAATLEDARDIDPRDTNRLIKLPMETLEHLAQEELTSTDESIRRAKEELDIATAEFGPERTRTFTRAMNQSTGTLQKAFEIMQRLNDAIPESDAERRAMLVEIISSCGQADDALDAEAKNFADMRNLLINASSKLDEFTQQTVALRTRLPKATETLDGLRSRYSPEVLESINDNVDLASASLDEAEKVLPQAYELESKPAGQQGGLIDALRHIEHAIATADKLLQGVEHADENISMAKAQVGDLIQEITDEITEAGQLKQQAVADGARADWAALDDAVRTASAALADAHAKAEKDPLGTYTELVDVDSALDIQLDAVRESAADQTRQLRIFDQQLQSAAKQIQKAEDLISTRGRIVGSGARTHLANSQKLYAMAQQNRTRDTAAGTNFARQAAVAAQRATKSAQSDITTYNNRHNNSGGGTTGAIVTGMVINSILNNGRGGGFGGGFGGGGFGGGGGGFGGGGGGGFGGGGGGGFRGGRF
- a CDS encoding glycine--tRNA ligase, with protein sequence MAQQSIIDTVVNLCKRRGLVYPCGEIYGGTRSAWDYGPLGVELKENIKRQWWRSMVTNRPDVVGVDTSVILPRQVWVTSGHVEVFTDPLVESLHTHKRYRADHLLEAYEEKHGHPPVNGLADINDPETGQPGNWTEPKAFSGLLKTFLGPVDDEEGLHYLRPETAQGIFVNFKNVMNTARMKPPFGIANIGKSFRNEITPGNFIFRTREFEQMEMEFFVKPGEDEEWHQYWIDTRHQWYLDLGIKPENLRLYEHPQEKLSHYSKRTVDIEYAFNFANSKWGELEGIANRTDYDLRVHSEGSGEDLSYFDQEANERWIPYVIEPAAGLGRAMMMFLMDAYHEDEAPNSKGGVDKRVVLKLDRRLAPVKIAVLPLSKKETLTPVAEKLAADLRQFWNVDYDTSGAIGRRYRRQDEIGTPFCVTVDFDTLEDNAVTVRERDTMEQVRVPLDELQGYFAQRLLGC
- a CDS encoding ArsR/SmtB family transcription factor, yielding MSTDSSRNFKKTVEDTRSASTALHLDDDDADIFTVKNIKKISGIIRALNSPLRIEIIMALNQRPHHVHELVKLVNSSQPLVSQHLKVLKSSGIVEAARQGRQMTYSLSQPLALDIFRIALQAANTTTE
- a CDS encoding Fur family transcriptional regulator — encoded protein: MGINRISQNSAPKLGVRSTRQRKAVIDILEEIDNFASAKEIHNELATREHNVGLTTVYRTLQSLAEIGAVDVLNVTGGETLYRQCLAEGHHHHLVCTNCGRTVEIDGGPVESWAQEIAAQNGFSVSSHEAEIFGLCPDCLQQEN